A region from the Lolium perenne isolate Kyuss_39 chromosome 4, Kyuss_2.0, whole genome shotgun sequence genome encodes:
- the LOC139830775 gene encoding uncharacterized protein translates to MDDLARKRRKLIVQAAGIATVLGAYMLFISRRARKQTPLLTVGRRIDMDIARESNLRYIYHSSDINCSNQLRMKKAPFFRLCNLFRERELLKDSIHTSIEEQVAMFLLVVGHNTRFRALQPIFRRSIEVISRYFKAVLYAVGELRAEMIRPPSTDINHKIEENSRFNPYLKDCIGAIDGTHVQARVPANISAAFRGRKDGTTQNVMAAVDFDLKFTYVLAGWEGSAHDALILADAVERDDGLSLPPGKFYLVDAGYAVRPGFLPPYRKTRYHLKEYGAGNHPENYKELFNLRHSSLRITIERAFAAFKNRWKMCQNLLVMRWQKIDKLRTLSGALWDDDAKMIVLADQHYLDHTLDHVKDAEFLNKPLVNYEYMEACFADKLATGKFAMGSNEPLGKPIVVECPGKTIDLESGETNGEGFVEAQAASRIGGQGSDATTPSPSSGSNKKRKRASILNDEGIDATQVSNMSDALRFVAGAINNTCHAETHPDLCKTIMALTGFEMDQKLAVLDYLTEHKGKGLNFMNMEAAVREAAFKRILAKNPDLV, encoded by the exons ATGGATGATTTGGCAAGAAAGCGGCGCAAACTTATTGTGCAAGCAGCCGGTATCGCAACTGTATTGGGTGCATACATGCTCTTTATCTCAAGGAGAGCTAGGAAACAAACTCCATTATTAACAGTTGGCCGTAGGATTGATATGGATATTGCTAGGGAATCAAACCTGAGATATATCTATCATTCTTCCGACATAAATTGCTCAAACCAGCTAAGAATGAAAAAAGCTCCCTTTTTTCGTTTGTGCAATTTGTTTAGAGAGAGAGAGCTATTGAAAGATAGTATTCATACCTCTATAGAGGAACAGGTAGCCATGTTTCTCCTCGTAGTTGGCCACAACACAAGATTTAGAGCTCTACAACCGATATTTAGAAGATCTATTGAAGTAATTAGTAGATATTTTAAAGCGGTGTTGTATGCTGTTGGAGAGTTGAGAGCTGAGATGATTCGTCCTCCCTCAACCGATATCAACCATAAAATTGAGGAAAACAGCCGCTTCAATCCATACTTGAAG GATTGTATTGGAGCAATAGATGGAACTCATGTCCAGGCTAGAGTCCCAGCTAATATCTCAGCCGCCTTTAGGGGTAGAAAAGATGGCACTACCCAAAATGTCATGGCAGCGGTAGACTTCGATTTGAAGTTTACCTATGTTCTTGCTGGTTGGGAGGGGTCGGCCCATGATGCCCTCATACTTGCTGATGCTGTGGAGAGGGATGATGGGTTGTCACTTCCTCCAG GAAAATTCTACCTTGTTGATGCTGGTTATGCCGTGAGACCGGGATTCCTTCCACCATACCGTAAAACAAGGTACCACCTAAAGGAGTATGGTGCAGGAAATCATCCTGAAAATTATAAAGAGCTGTTCAACTTAAGACACTCCTCTCTAAGGATAACAATTGAAAGGGCCTTCGCTGCATTCAAGAACCGTTGGAAGATGTGTCAAAACTTGTTGGTTATGAG GTGGCAGAAAATTGACAAATTGAGGACATTGAGTGGGGCGCTTTGGGATGATGATGCAAAAATGATTGTTCTAGCAGACCAACATTACTTGGATCACACTCTG GATCATGTTAAGGATGCTGAATTTCTGAACAAACCGCTTGTCAACTATGAATATATGGAAGCTTGCTTTGCTGATAAGCTCGCTACGGGTAAATTTGCAATGGGGTCTAATGAGCCTTTGGGGAAACCCATTGTGGTAGAGTGTCCAGGAAAGACTATTGATTTGGAGAGTGGTGAAACAAATGGAGAAGGGTTTGTGGAAGCTCAAGCCGCATCTCGCATTGGTGGTCAGGGTAGTGATGCAACTACCCCTTCACCTTCTTCTGGCTCGAATAAGAAGAGAAAGAGGGCTTCTATTTTGAATGATGAAGGTATTGACGCAACTCAGGTTAGCAATATGTCCGATGCATTGCGTTTTGTGGCTGGTGCTATCAATAACACTTGCCATGCCGAAACACACCCTGATTTATGCAAAACTATTATGGCTCTTACTGGTTTTGAAATGGACCAAAAGCTGGCTGTTTTAGATTATCTGACTGAGCATAAGGGAAAAGGTCTAAATTTCATGAACATGGAAGCCGCTGTTCGTGAAGCTGCATTCAAGCGCATCCTAGCAAAAAATCCTGATCTTGTTTGA